In Rhizobiales bacterium NRL2, a genomic segment contains:
- a CDS encoding class II aldolase, giving the protein MSANVARHPSARPDGITAEEWQARLDLAACYRLVRMFGMDDLIYTHISARVPGPEEHFLINGFGLLYEEITASNLVKVDLDGNVVSESEYGINPAGYVIHSCIHRERPSVGCVLHTHTVAGTGVSAQDGGLLPLSQTSMLFTDNVAYHDYEGIALREEEQERLVADLGEKNVMILRNHGLLTVGETVAEAFLYMHYMEQACRMQIAAQAGGKLVTPPKQVQEYVRQAAMGGFGAGVGQREFAALIRRLDRQDTSWRE; this is encoded by the coding sequence ATGTCAGCGAACGTGGCCCGTCATCCCAGCGCCCGCCCCGACGGCATCACCGCCGAGGAATGGCAGGCGCGGCTCGACCTCGCCGCCTGCTACCGGCTGGTGCGCATGTTCGGCATGGACGACCTGATCTACACCCACATCTCCGCCCGCGTACCGGGACCGGAAGAGCATTTCCTGATCAACGGCTTCGGCCTGCTCTACGAGGAGATCACGGCGTCGAACCTGGTCAAGGTCGACCTGGACGGCAACGTGGTCTCGGAGAGCGAATACGGCATCAATCCCGCCGGCTACGTCATCCACAGCTGCATCCATCGCGAACGCCCGAGCGTCGGCTGCGTGCTGCACACCCACACCGTCGCCGGCACCGGCGTCTCGGCGCAGGACGGCGGTCTGCTGCCGCTCAGCCAGACGTCCATGCTGTTCACCGACAACGTCGCCTACCACGACTACGAAGGCATCGCGCTGCGCGAGGAGGAACAGGAGCGGCTGGTGGCCGACCTGGGTGAGAAGAACGTCATGATCCTGCGCAATCATGGTCTGCTGACCGTGGGCGAGACCGTGGCCGAGGCGTTCCTTTACATGCATTACATGGAACAGGCCTGCCGCATGCAGATCGCCGCCCAGGCCGGCGGCAAGCTGGTGACCCCGCCGAAGCAAGTGCAGGAATATGTCCGCCAGGCCGCGATGGGCGGCTTCGGCGCCGGTGTCGGACAGCGCGAGTTCGCCGCCCTCATCCGCCGCCTCGACCGCCAGGACACGAGCTGGCGGGAATAG
- a CDS encoding MFS transporter has product MSNSANGGTGPGRTEFVTMMALLTSMVALSIDTVLPALPVMGRDLGVADVTDNQLIVTVLFAGLGLGQLIYGPLSDSIGRKPAIYIGIAIFLAGCLASLFAPDFETMLVGRALQGLGAASARIVTIAVVRDRFAGRGMAQVMSFIMAVFILVPILAPMVGQGILFAGDWHLIFVFFIGLAGIAVTWFGLRQFETLPPARRVPFSLSNIARGFRTAATNRITLGYTIATGFTFGPFLAYLSSAQQIFQYQYGTGDAFALYFAGGAASLGVASFLNGRIVMRYGMRRLVRISQTASAATSFVMAAIALAMGVEPSLFWLMVYFMAIFFAVGMVFGNLNALAMEPMGAIAGIASAFVGFVPTALAVPQGILIGSQLDGSVIPLMIGFGICTTVSLGVGLWADRDHPPGPIVEPGAA; this is encoded by the coding sequence ATGAGCAATTCGGCAAATGGCGGGACGGGACCGGGACGGACGGAGTTCGTGACGATGATGGCGCTGCTCACCTCCATGGTAGCGCTCTCGATCGACACGGTGCTGCCGGCGCTGCCGGTCATGGGGCGCGATCTCGGCGTCGCCGACGTGACCGACAACCAGCTCATCGTCACCGTGCTGTTCGCCGGCCTGGGGCTGGGACAGCTGATCTACGGCCCGCTGTCGGACAGCATCGGCCGCAAGCCGGCCATCTACATCGGCATCGCGATCTTCCTGGCCGGCTGTCTCGCCTCGCTGTTCGCGCCGGATTTCGAGACCATGCTGGTGGGCCGCGCGCTGCAGGGTCTGGGGGCCGCGTCGGCGCGGATCGTCACCATCGCCGTGGTCCGCGACCGCTTCGCCGGCCGGGGCATGGCTCAGGTCATGAGCTTCATCATGGCGGTCTTCATCCTGGTGCCGATCCTGGCGCCCATGGTGGGGCAGGGAATCCTGTTCGCCGGCGACTGGCACCTGATCTTCGTCTTCTTCATCGGGCTGGCCGGCATCGCGGTGACGTGGTTCGGCCTGCGCCAGTTCGAAACCCTGCCGCCGGCCCGCCGGGTGCCGTTCTCTCTCTCCAACATCGCGCGCGGATTCCGCACCGCCGCGACCAACCGGATCACGCTGGGCTACACCATCGCCACGGGCTTCACCTTCGGGCCGTTCCTCGCCTATCTCAGCTCGGCGCAGCAGATCTTCCAGTACCAATACGGTACCGGCGACGCCTTCGCGCTGTACTTCGCCGGCGGCGCGGCATCGCTCGGCGTCGCCTCGTTTCTCAACGGCCGGATCGTGATGCGCTATGGCATGCGCCGGCTGGTGCGTATTTCCCAGACCGCGTCCGCCGCGACGTCCTTCGTCATGGCCGCCATCGCGCTGGCGATGGGCGTCGAGCCGAGCCTGTTCTGGCTGATGGTCTATTTCATGGCGATCTTCTTCGCCGTCGGCATGGTCTTCGGCAACCTTAATGCGCTCGCCATGGAGCCGATGGGCGCCATCGCGGGCATCGCCTCGGCCTTCGTCGGTTTCGTGCCGACCGCGCTCGCCGTGCCCCAGGGCATCCTGATCGGCAGTCAGCTGGACGGCAGCGTCATTCCGCTGATGATCGGCTTCGGCATCTGCACGACGGTATCGCTCGGCGTCGGCCTGTGGGCCGACCGGGATCACCCGCCCGGGCCTATCGTCGAACCCGGCGCGGCTTGA